The Lysinibacter cavernae genome has a window encoding:
- a CDS encoding 1,4-dihydroxy-2-naphthoate polyprenyltransferase — protein MASNSRKRSLQAQRLAEVKARSAHAKKASGKGHHIRVSPQHRTPATFGDWVSGLRARTLPLAIAPVALGAGIAYMLKSFDLTLSLLALVVALALQIGVNFANDYSDGIRGTDAHRVGPQRLTASGKAKPKTVLTVALCWFAIAAIAGLVIVIITGHWWMLAVGAVALLAAWFYTGGKRPYGYAGLGELMVFIFFGLVATIGTVYIQSTVIPQEAWLGAVSIGLLAVATLLANNIRDIQTDTVAGKRTLSVRIGDRASRILYVVCMLLPFVGTVILAFAYPLAYIVFFVLLLVLPACLIMLTAKTPKELILVLKLTTLSSLAFGVAMGAAIAF, from the coding sequence GTGGCATCAAACTCTCGCAAACGATCTTTGCAGGCCCAACGACTCGCAGAGGTAAAGGCGCGATCCGCGCACGCCAAAAAAGCGAGTGGTAAAGGGCACCACATCCGGGTATCCCCGCAGCACCGCACCCCTGCCACCTTTGGCGATTGGGTCTCCGGCCTGCGGGCCCGCACGCTTCCCCTTGCGATCGCGCCCGTCGCGCTTGGTGCGGGTATTGCCTACATGCTCAAGTCGTTTGACCTCACCCTGAGTCTTCTTGCGCTTGTGGTGGCCCTTGCACTGCAGATCGGCGTGAACTTTGCAAATGATTACTCCGACGGAATCCGTGGAACTGACGCACATCGGGTCGGCCCGCAGCGCCTCACCGCCTCAGGCAAAGCCAAGCCCAAAACGGTATTGACGGTTGCCCTCTGCTGGTTTGCCATTGCTGCAATCGCAGGGCTCGTCATTGTGATCATCACGGGTCACTGGTGGATGCTCGCGGTTGGCGCCGTCGCTCTTCTCGCTGCCTGGTTCTACACGGGAGGCAAACGGCCCTACGGCTACGCCGGCCTCGGCGAGCTCATGGTCTTCATCTTCTTTGGCCTTGTTGCCACGATCGGAACCGTCTACATCCAGTCGACCGTTATTCCACAGGAGGCGTGGCTTGGAGCGGTCTCCATCGGGTTGCTTGCGGTTGCCACGTTGCTGGCAAACAACATCAGGGATATCCAAACCGATACGGTCGCGGGCAAGCGCACGCTCTCCGTACGCATCGGTGACCGAGCCTCGCGCATCCTCTATGTGGTCTGCATGTTGCTGCCGTTTGTTGGGACGGTTATCTTGGCGTTTGCCTACCCGCTCGCATACATCGTCTTCTTTGTCTTGCTGTTGGTACTTCCCGCCTGCCTCATCATGCTGACCGCGAAGACGCCGAAGGAATTGATTCTGGTCTTGAAGCTCACGACCTTATCCTCGCTCGCATTTGGGGTTGCGATGGGTGCCGCGATCGCATTTTAG
- a CDS encoding AMP-binding protein, with protein sequence MTIPLRVLEVAEPADVLAQLDGVLAGDFALLPVPSGTKPPTGVPATVDAAIGLVIHTSGSTGTPKSVALGREALIASAEATAEALGGVGQWVSVLPAHLVSGIHTLLRSTLAGVQPVIGHRGSFSPAALLDDLDRATAERVYVSLVPAQLHRLIEHLEATPADRFRAARFAALLVGGQGVPPAWLERAGRLGLPVVRSYGSTETSGGCVYDGRGIGATVVRISDGEIQLSGPTLAREYLGDPAKTAASFLSDAHGRWYRTGDLGRLDDGVLTVLGRRDNVIISGGTNVALDSVERVVRGLDGYAEAVVLGVDSAEWGQVPVVVVPESDVSSDLTQLRRTITDALGRAAAPARILRLPSIPELPGGKPDRVLIADMIRNIPSDDA encoded by the coding sequence ATGACGATTCCACTTCGTGTGCTTGAGGTTGCAGAACCAGCGGATGTGCTCGCGCAGCTTGACGGCGTCCTCGCCGGTGATTTTGCGTTGCTTCCCGTGCCGTCTGGGACCAAACCTCCTACTGGCGTGCCGGCGACCGTTGACGCTGCGATCGGGCTCGTGATTCATACGTCCGGGTCAACGGGCACGCCAAAAAGCGTTGCCCTCGGACGAGAGGCGTTGATTGCGAGCGCGGAGGCAACTGCCGAGGCGCTCGGTGGTGTTGGGCAATGGGTTTCGGTTCTCCCCGCTCACCTCGTTTCTGGCATCCACACGCTGCTCCGGTCGACGCTGGCCGGAGTTCAGCCGGTTATCGGCCACCGCGGATCGTTTTCGCCAGCTGCTCTTCTTGATGATCTCGATCGGGCAACCGCCGAGAGGGTTTACGTTTCTCTGGTACCCGCCCAACTGCATCGGCTCATTGAGCACCTCGAAGCAACTCCGGCTGACCGGTTTCGCGCGGCAAGGTTTGCTGCGCTCCTCGTTGGGGGGCAGGGAGTTCCCCCTGCCTGGCTTGAGCGAGCCGGGCGGCTTGGACTTCCCGTCGTCCGTAGTTACGGGTCAACCGAGACGAGCGGAGGCTGCGTCTACGACGGCCGCGGCATTGGGGCCACAGTCGTGCGCATCAGCGATGGCGAGATACAGCTCTCCGGTCCAACGCTCGCGCGCGAATATCTTGGTGACCCCGCCAAAACCGCGGCGTCGTTTCTTTCGGATGCTCACGGTCGCTGGTACCGCACCGGAGACCTTGGCCGGCTTGACGACGGCGTCCTCACGGTGCTTGGCCGGCGAGATAATGTCATCATCAGCGGTGGCACAAATGTCGCACTCGACTCGGTTGAGCGAGTGGTGCGTGGCCTCGATGGCTACGCGGAGGCGGTTGTGCTTGGGGTCGACAGCGCAGAGTGGGGTCAGGTACCCGTTGTGGTTGTTCCGGAATCGGATGTGTCATCAGACCTCACGCAACTTCGACGCACCATCACGGATGCGCTCGGCCGCGCCGCAGCGCCGGCAAGAATCTTGCGGTTGCCAAGCATCCCCGAGCTCCCCGGCGGTAAACCCGACCGTGTGCTTATCGCTGACATGATACGGAATATACCGAGCGACGACGCCTGA
- a CDS encoding carboxylesterase/lipase family protein, with protein sequence MMQPTVTTQNGDVVGEARADGILVFRGIPYAEPPSGVNRFEPPQRRCPWAEPLDATRFGATAPQRDLNGPLAGLIPNVVIEGDDYLNLNVWTTATSGSRPVMVFIHGGSWTMGSGAIPGYDGGRFARDGIVFVSINYRLAADGFLWFGEGTANLGILDQIAALEWVRDNVAQFGGDPENVTVFGESAGGMSIGALLAMPAANGLFRRAIMQSGAAHHAISSSSAIAVANRVADLLGVERSREAIANVSRDRLREAEATVAAEVAKKPSKKRWGDVATNRLPFEPVVDGLTLPERPIDAIAGGAANGIDLMVGNNAEEALFLLVPSGRLTRIRSWLLYAATLQIGLPPVRAVRAYRAAYPRASAGAAFGHILTDWFYRIPAIRVAEAKPGTHVYEFAWRSPAFENTLGACHGVELPFVFDNLDSPDWALLVGAAAPQSVADDIHGAWVRFAATGDPGWPAYDAESRAVRQFGLTGGVLRDPQRETRILWDGRR encoded by the coding sequence ATGATGCAACCAACGGTGACGACGCAGAACGGTGACGTGGTCGGGGAAGCGAGGGCCGACGGTATCCTCGTGTTCCGTGGCATTCCGTATGCGGAGCCGCCGTCGGGGGTCAACCGGTTTGAGCCGCCACAGCGGCGATGTCCGTGGGCTGAGCCGCTCGATGCGACTCGCTTCGGTGCCACGGCCCCACAACGAGACCTGAACGGGCCGCTCGCCGGCCTGATTCCAAACGTCGTCATTGAGGGCGACGACTATCTCAACCTCAACGTGTGGACGACGGCGACATCTGGTTCGCGGCCCGTGATGGTGTTTATCCATGGTGGCTCGTGGACGATGGGCTCCGGCGCGATTCCCGGGTACGACGGCGGACGGTTCGCGCGGGATGGGATCGTGTTTGTCTCGATCAATTATCGGCTCGCTGCCGACGGATTCCTGTGGTTCGGCGAGGGGACTGCCAACCTAGGCATCCTCGACCAGATCGCCGCGCTGGAGTGGGTGCGCGACAATGTTGCCCAGTTTGGTGGCGACCCAGAAAACGTGACGGTGTTTGGGGAATCCGCAGGTGGCATGAGCATCGGCGCCCTGCTGGCGATGCCAGCCGCAAACGGCCTCTTTCGCCGCGCGATCATGCAATCGGGCGCTGCCCACCATGCCATCAGCTCGTCGTCAGCGATTGCGGTTGCGAACCGCGTCGCTGACCTTCTTGGCGTTGAGCGGTCGCGCGAGGCGATCGCCAACGTCTCGCGGGATCGTCTTCGCGAGGCAGAGGCAACCGTTGCGGCCGAAGTTGCTAAGAAGCCGTCCAAAAAGCGCTGGGGTGATGTTGCGACCAACCGATTGCCGTTTGAGCCGGTGGTTGACGGGTTGACGCTTCCAGAGCGGCCAATCGATGCAATCGCCGGCGGGGCAGCCAACGGCATCGATCTTATGGTTGGGAACAACGCAGAGGAGGCGCTGTTTCTGTTGGTGCCGAGCGGTCGTCTCACGCGCATCCGCTCGTGGCTGTTGTACGCGGCAACGCTTCAGATCGGGCTGCCCCCGGTGAGGGCGGTTCGTGCGTACCGGGCCGCCTATCCAAGGGCCTCGGCAGGGGCAGCGTTTGGGCACATCCTGACGGACTGGTTCTACCGCATTCCGGCAATTCGAGTGGCCGAGGCCAAACCGGGAACACACGTCTACGAATTTGCTTGGCGCTCGCCAGCGTTTGAGAACACGCTTGGGGCGTGCCACGGAGTTGAGCTCCCGTTTGTCTTTGACAACTTGGACAGCCCAGATTGGGCCCTGCTGGTTGGCGCCGCGGCCCCACAATCTGTTGCCGACGATATCCACGGTGCCTGGGTGCGATTTGCCGCAACCGGCGACCCCGGTTGGCCGGCCTACGATGCCGAATCTCGGGCCGTCCGGCAGTTCGGACTCACCGGCGGAGTACTTCGGGACCCGCAACGGGAGACACGAATACTGTGGGATGGGCGGCGTTAG